AATACAGGGATCTCGGTTCAATTGGTTGCGTAAAAATTTGTGCGTAATTGGATTTGCAATCAATTgatagattattataattattgtttgggTTAAGCTTTTGATTGATACCTACATAGTATGTACGAGTTTTTTTGCAAGTTATTGCGATAAACGACTGTTGGTTTTTTATTGATTGGGTCAGATTGGGGGCAAGTTTTATTCGTGGCTACTGGTTGACTGTGTTGAAAGAATGTTAGGTAACTTATCTGTTGACTTTTATCCGTTGAAATAAGCTGTTAGAATGCTTAGCGAACCTTATTGGAGACCTATGTCCAGTAGGTGCATGGATAAGCTGTATGGCTTAGGTCACCAGGCCAAAACTACTGTAAGCGATCGTGTTTATGTTCGATCTTCGACAAGCTTTGGTccgatctacgaatgcttgtcgcGAGGCTCGGtatctttgtacatgtgacttaaatgtttgtaaaatcatctttgacataaaacttaaattcctaagtgcgggagtcgtttttctttACATTAGTAGGTAAACTGGATGGCTATGACCATCAATggtttgtataatatttttcggTAAAGGACAAGCCCAACATACGACGTAGAACGCTGTAAGCATTATTGGCCAAAAGCTTTTCTTTGCTGCAATAAGCAACAAATGGAAAATTCAATTAACATTGTATGTAAATTATCCCATTAACTTCATAAACCGATGGGAATAACAATTGGCGAAACGAAACGAAGCTAACGCAACGATTTGTCAAATGCCATATTGTGATAACAACCAGTTCAGATAGACCTGCAATACTAATACAAATTCATCTGAGGTGTCTTAAATAGTTGTTGGTGAAGGAGGTGAGGTAGGTCAGAGTATAATGGTGACACGGATTATGGTTGATGGGTTGTCAATAAGTAATGTGTAATGCGTATTTAAGTTTGTAAATACGATTGAAACTTGTGTGtgatgttatcaaaatatttagaaatgtttgAGATCCCTGCCTTTTAGTATTTAACTACGTAATCCTTGTATGTGTTTTGTATTCCGTTTATTCACAGCATCGTCTTCTCATATAAGTGACGTTACATATATCGGAGTAGAGTATTAAGAGAATAAGTCAATTAATGAAGTTAAGAATTGTCTTAACTAGGCCTccttaatcaaaaaatattctatttaagtGAGCTTTGATTTGAGTCCCCTCGAGTACTCGAGTGCATTTGCAGACATTCGGTATTTTTCGAAACTGACCCTCAGAACCCAAAGTCCAAGAAcattcgcacataattcacctttaataccaAACGAATTAATTCGTTTATTCGTTCGGGAGCTATAATGCTCACGGACAGGTAGATATGTCAAACTTAACATGCTGTTTTTGCGTCggggtaaaaaatatttccaaaaaaaatgctttttataataattcattGTTCTCCCTACTCATCTTCACAAGCACGGAGATACacaattgataattattattccCAGGCAGGCGAGCGAGGTCCCAATATTAAGGAAACAGATCCTCTGAAGCTATTCACTCATGTTTGGGATCACGATATAATGAACAGTATTGTGGCACAGACCAACGAGTATGCCTGGCAAACGATAGCGCAAGCATCCGAGTTACCGGACGGTATCTCGGCGCATTCTCGATTAAATGATTGGGTAGAAACCACTACTGATGAGCTGTACAAGCTCTTTGCGGTGATGATTTTTATGTCGCTGATGGTCGCAGGACGTGTGAGTGAATACTGGAGCACGGGTACCCTGGCCATGCCAGGTTTTCGTAAACTTATGAGTATAAAACGGTACTGGCTACTCATGCGTTTCCTGCACTTTGTCGATAACAATACTATCAGTGTTCATGGTTCCGATCGTAAAGTTGCTAAGATACAACCCATCATTGaccattgtaataaaaagtttaatagcatGTACACGCCTCGCAGAGAAATAAGCATTGACGAATCGTTGCTGCTTTTTAAAGGACGCTTGAGTTGGATTCAGTGTATCCGTACAAAAGCAGCACGGTTTggtatcaaattttatgaactttgcgAGGCGGTTACAGGCTATTTGCTCAAATTTGAGGTTTACAcgggaaaaaaatatccacagacAGGGGACTCTGCGGAGGACTCCTTGTATGGCTTTACGAGCGCAAGTGCGAAAGTGGTGCTAAGGCTCATGCAAAGATTCCTCAACAAAGGTCACTGTCTTGTAAtggataacttttataattcagttactttgacacgatttttaaagttgaataagaCCGATGTCATCGGAACTCTGAACAGGCGAAGAATGGGGACACCGAGGGACATACAAATTCTCAACGAAAGGAAACTTCAAAAAGCAGCAGTGGTAAGTAGACACTGTGGTGACGTATCTGTCTTATCCTGGAAAGACGTTAAATTAGTAACCACAGTGTCGACTTACCACAATGCGGACATGTTGCCTGGAAGAAGAGCAggacaacaaatattgaagccTGTGGTTGTGCACGACTACAATAAGTACATGGGCGGTGtagatttaaaagatcaaatGCTGTCCATGTACTTAATGGAACGCAAAAGGGGGATGAAATGGTACTTGAAAGTGTTCAAACGGCTAATAAATGTTagcattttgaacatttttatcatacatcGCGAGAACAGCACAAATCCCCTCAGCCACAGGCAATTCAGATATAAATTGGCGGAGCAACTGGCTCAGAAATACCCAAATTTGACCTTATCTCGGCTAATAAATCCTCCTGCTCTTCTCCGCTTAGATGGTGATAATCACTTTCCAATCTATGCAGATTCTTTAGAAGATCGAGCGGGgagcaaaagaaacaaaattaaaagaaaccgcTGCGTTCGTTgctccttaaaaaaatacggaaagAAGTTAACACCGTTTGCCAGAAGTGTCAGAAGTTCCTTTGTCTCGGTCAATGTTGGATTGAATACCACACTctcgaaaatttataaaattttgtcgctaatgtaggtataactaacatcgtgccacaaaaaaacccgactacggaaaaaagcatctgaaaagtatgaaacaagaatatattccagaatcaacgaaatacggtagtgagcatctccaggttatggccgtaGTCGCATGCCATTGTAAGCACTTAAATAAGCACGCATAAATCATAACGGCATGCGAAtacggccataacctggagatgctcactataccgtatttcgttgattctggaatatattcttgtttcatacttttcagatgcttttttccgtagtcgggttttagtttttataacttttatttttatttttctctttttggtgGCTTGTGACAATTACTC
This portion of the Trichoplusia ni isolate ovarian cell line Hi5 chromosome 17 unlocalized genomic scaffold, tn1 tig00000787_group16, whole genome shotgun sequence genome encodes:
- the LOC113506471 gene encoding piggyBac transposable element-derived protein 4-like; amino-acid sequence: MNSIVAQTNEYAWQTIAQASELPDGISAHSRLNDWVETTTDELYKLFAVMIFMSLMVAGRVSEYWSTGTLAMPGFRKLMSIKRYWLLMRFLHFVDNNTISVHGSDRKVAKIQPIIDHCNKKFNSMYTPRREISIDESLLLFKGRLSWIQCIRTKAARFGIKFYELCEAVTGYLLKFEVYTGKKYPQTGDSAEDSLYGFTSASAKVVLRLMQRFLNKGHCLVMDNFYNSVTLTRFLKLNKTDVIGTLNRRRMGTPRDIQILNERKLQKAAVVSRHCGDVSVLSWKDVKLVTTVSTYHNADMLPGRRAGQQILKPVVVHDYNKYMGGVDLKDQMLSMYLMERKRGMKWYLKVFKRLINVSILNIFIIHRENSTNPLSHRQFRYKLAEQLAQKYPNLTLSRLINPPALLRLDGDNHFPIYADSLEDRAGSKRNKIKRNRCVRCSLKKIRKEVNTVCQKCQKFLCLGQCWIEYHTLENL